The Impatiens glandulifera chromosome 3, dImpGla2.1, whole genome shotgun sequence genome contains a region encoding:
- the LOC124931326 gene encoding probable methyltransferase At1g29790: MAMGSVSLKIGDGTARFKKATICSSALNLVMLFFVLITNLFALYAFTSTPKIHNYHSPNNISIISEQVSLILREIDSSQKKLAQMEKQFIGFENIDLTQPKLAKELNLFLQRYQLPLGKDSKTGIKEMVSSVGHFCEKSMDSLSQFMNYKVNKPCPDDWSFGEKLILKGCEPLPRRRCFSKSIPKVNNCNNNDCFDHLSKTRGKNGFLIDDVLALGSNRGGIRTGLDLGGGSATFAAKMAEKNVTVITSTLNNEGPFSIFMASRGLFPLYTSLDQRFPFYDNVFDLVHVVSVLDVGESSSKKLEFLMFDVDRVLRAGGLFWLDSFDFASDDKKSELISLIERFGYKKLKWVVGEKKMKSKASLSAVLEKPVRL; the protein is encoded by the coding sequence ATGGCGATGGGTTCAGTTTCACTGAAAATAGGCGACGGAACAGCTCGATTTAAGAAAGCTACTATCTGTTCATCTGCTTTGAATCTCGTAATGCTCTTCTTTGTTCTTATAACCAACCTATTTGCTCTATATGCATTCACATCAACCCCAAAGATTCACAACTACCATTCCCCTAACAACATCTCTATAATCTCCGAACAAGTGTCGTTGATCCTCAGAGAGATCGATTCTTCCCAAAAGAAGCTTGCCCAGATGGAAAAACAGTTCATCGGCTTTGAAAACATCGATCTTACCCAACCCAAATTAGCAAAAGAGCTTAATCTCTTTCTCCAACGATATCAGCTTCCATTGGGGAAAGATTCAAAAACTGGGATTAAAGAGATGGTATCCTCTGTCGGTCATTTCTGTGAGAAATCAATGGATTCGCTATCTCAGTTCATGAATTACAAGGTTAATAAGCCATGCCCTGATGACTGGAGCTTTGGGGAGAAACTGATTCTCAAAGGATGTGAACCTTTACCCAGAAGAAGATGCTTTTCCAAGTCAATTCCTAAGGTGAACAACTGTAATAATAATGACTGTTTTGATCATTTAAGTAAAACCAGAGGGAAGAATGGTTTCCTAATTGATGATGTGCTTGCATTAGGCAGCAATAGGGGTGGAATAAGAACAGGGTTAGATCTTGGTGGTGGGTCTGCAACATTTGCAGCTAAAATGGCTGAGAAGAATGTGACTGTAATCACATCTACTTTAAACAATGAAGGTCCGTTTAGCATATTCATGGCTTCAAGAGGTTTATTTCCTTTGTACACGAGTTTGGATCAAAGGTTTCCTTTCTATGACAATGTGTTTGATTTAGTACATGTTGTTAGTGTTTTGGATGTTGGTGAGAGTAGTTCGAAGAAGCTTGAGTTCTTAATGTTCGATGTGGACAGAGTTCTAAGGGCTGGAGGATTGTTTTGGTTGGACAGCTTTGATTTTGCTAGTGATGATAAGAAGAGTGAATTGATTAGTTTGATTGAAAGATTTGGGTATAAGAAACTGAAATGGGTTGTGggggagaagaagatgaaatcaaAGGCTTCTTTGTCTGCAGTTCTTGAAAAACCAGTCAGACTATAG